A single region of the Bacteroides luhongzhouii genome encodes:
- a CDS encoding SusC/RagA family TonB-linked outer membrane protein yields MYIISNQDIIVVFSSAKTLQISYIGMQTQEVVIKPNLKVVLKSDSQKLDEVVVTAMGIKRSEKSLGYSVTSVKGDEITKARESNVLNSLSGKIAGVQIGQSSGTAGGSSSIQIRGASSIGSVSSPLFIVDGLPIDNGAFNPDRTNGIVDVGNRAGDISSDDIESINVLKGAAATALYGARAKDGAIVITTKKGSRNSQVSVTVNSSTRFENVLKLPDFQNDYAQGSYGKYNVKMLNGWGPKISSVQDQTFADFKGEQVTLQAYPDNVKDFYETGMSYINNVAIAGGTERSDFRISVSTTNQTGVVPGSDYNKYAFAVNGGMNFTKNFTGRVSAQYIRSDSEGRPAQGSNDNNLLIPLINGMPRTVNINDVKNNWIDEYGKQISLDPEGKSNNPYWIINKNKFTNQLDRLIGNIVLTYKPIEGLTISNNAGTDFYTETRRKVYSKGTIGNLEGQFQTWDLYKRILNNDLMISYEKTFAEDYGVKVMLGHNIYQEDWRNNNVLAQNLVVDELYAYTNAKTTSPVNYTSKKRLVGLYGDISFSYKNMVFLDVTGRNDWSSTLPVNNRSYFYPSISGSFIFTELMKNKDVLSYGKLRMSYANVGSDEQPYQLAFQYTPVNSYFLQYNLTNVFPHNGLVGFTGPRVLPNENLKPQNQASFEVGTDLRFFQNRIRLDLTYYKSVTKNQIVSIDVPLSTGYFANNINAGKVSNKGIEVALGVTPVQTKDFKWDLEATFAKNTQKVDELAEGLDEYSLTSGLSGLQIKAEVGGSFGLYGTGWKRDDSGNYVINEKTGLREIVNNVRLGDVYPDFTMGINNTFSYKGFTLSFLIDIRQGGSLYSETVGTLRTTGLAAETAAHREDASFIEPGVILQSDGTYRANDVPVKSMQDYWGHVAKSSNNEGNIFDASYVKLRELNFSYSFPRKWFRSFFVKSLDLGFEARNLWIIKDHVPHIDPEANFFGPAQIGGGVEFNSIPTTRSFGFNIRLTL; encoded by the coding sequence GTGTATATTATTAGTAATCAAGATATTATAGTTGTATTTAGTTCTGCAAAGACTTTGCAAATTTCATACATTGGAATGCAAACTCAAGAAGTGGTTATAAAACCGAATCTGAAAGTTGTGTTAAAATCTGATTCTCAGAAACTTGATGAGGTTGTGGTGACTGCGATGGGGATTAAACGTTCTGAAAAGTCTTTGGGATATTCAGTGACAAGTGTTAAAGGTGATGAAATAACCAAGGCACGTGAAAGTAATGTTTTAAACTCCTTGTCAGGTAAGATCGCAGGTGTACAGATTGGACAGTCGTCAGGTACTGCAGGGGGAAGTTCTAGTATTCAGATTCGTGGTGCTTCTTCTATTGGTAGCGTGTCGTCTCCACTTTTTATTGTTGATGGTTTGCCTATTGACAATGGGGCGTTCAATCCGGACAGAACTAATGGCATTGTTGATGTTGGAAACCGTGCAGGAGATATTAGCTCGGATGATATCGAGTCTATTAATGTTTTAAAAGGGGCTGCGGCAACTGCATTGTATGGTGCGCGTGCGAAAGATGGTGCTATCGTAATAACCACCAAAAAAGGTAGTCGCAATTCGCAGGTATCTGTTACAGTTAATTCTTCCACACGTTTTGAGAATGTTTTGAAACTGCCAGATTTTCAAAATGATTACGCACAAGGAAGTTATGGCAAATATAATGTAAAAATGTTGAATGGTTGGGGGCCTAAGATATCTTCTGTGCAAGATCAGACATTTGCAGATTTTAAAGGAGAACAGGTTACTTTGCAAGCATATCCTGACAATGTAAAAGATTTCTATGAGACAGGTATGAGTTATATAAATAATGTCGCAATTGCTGGTGGTACAGAGCGTTCTGATTTTAGAATCAGTGTCTCTACTACTAATCAGACAGGGGTGGTGCCCGGATCCGATTATAATAAATATGCTTTTGCCGTTAATGGTGGTATGAATTTCACCAAGAACTTCACAGGGCGAGTTTCAGCACAGTACATCCGCTCTGATTCGGAAGGACGGCCTGCTCAGGGATCTAATGATAATAACTTGCTCATTCCTTTGATAAACGGAATGCCGCGTACGGTAAATATCAACGATGTGAAAAACAATTGGATTGACGAATACGGTAAGCAAATATCACTGGATCCGGAAGGAAAGAGTAACAATCCGTATTGGATAATCAACAAGAATAAATTTACTAATCAGTTGGATCGTCTTATCGGCAATATTGTTTTGACTTATAAACCGATAGAAGGACTGACAATCTCGAATAATGCAGGAACTGACTTTTATACAGAAACCAGACGTAAAGTATATTCGAAAGGGACAATTGGTAATCTTGAAGGACAGTTCCAGACATGGGATCTCTATAAGCGTATTTTGAATAATGATTTGATGATATCGTATGAGAAAACATTTGCGGAAGATTATGGAGTAAAAGTAATGTTGGGACACAATATATATCAGGAAGACTGGAGAAATAATAATGTGTTGGCGCAAAATCTGGTTGTAGATGAATTGTATGCATATACTAATGCTAAGACAACGAGTCCGGTAAATTATACCTCTAAGAAACGGCTGGTTGGTCTTTATGGAGATATAAGCTTCAGTTATAAGAACATGGTATTCTTGGATGTGACAGGAAGAAATGACTGGTCATCTACATTACCTGTAAATAATCGTTCTTATTTTTATCCGTCAATTAGTGGTAGTTTTATTTTTACAGAATTGATGAAGAATAAGGATGTTTTGAGTTATGGAAAATTGCGTATGAGTTATGCTAATGTCGGTAGTGATGAACAACCATATCAGTTGGCGTTTCAATATACTCCGGTTAATTCTTATTTTTTGCAGTATAATTTAACGAATGTTTTCCCCCATAATGGATTAGTCGGATTTACAGGTCCTCGTGTATTGCCGAATGAGAATCTTAAACCACAAAATCAGGCATCGTTTGAGGTAGGTACTGATTTACGCTTTTTTCAAAATCGTATTCGTTTAGACTTGACTTATTATAAAAGTGTAACTAAAAATCAAATCGTAAGCATTGATGTTCCTTTGTCCACGGGGTATTTTGCCAATAATATTAATGCGGGAAAAGTATCTAATAAAGGGATTGAAGTAGCATTAGGAGTTACCCCTGTACAGACTAAGGATTTTAAATGGGACTTGGAGGCTACTTTTGCAAAAAACACCCAGAAAGTTGATGAGCTGGCAGAAGGGTTGGATGAGTACTCGTTGACTAGTGGATTGAGTGGATTGCAGATAAAAGCGGAAGTTGGTGGTTCGTTTGGTCTGTATGGTACAGGGTGGAAACGTGATGATTCGGGCAATTATGTTATTAACGAAAAGACAGGACTCCGTGAAATTGTAAACAATGTGCGTTTGGGAGATGTTTACCCGGACTTTACAATGGGTATTAATAATACGTTCTCTTACAAAGGTTTCACATTGAGTTTTCTGATAGATATTCGTCAAGGTGGTTCTCTTTACTCTGAAACAGTGGGTACTTTACGCACTACCGGACTTGCTGCTGAAACTGCTGCCCATCGGGAAGATGCGTCGTTTATTGAACCGGGAGTCATCTTACAATCTGATGGAACTTACAGAGCTAATGATGTGCCGGTTAAAAGTATGCAAGATTATTGGGGGCATGTGGCAAAATCAAGTAATAATGAGGGTAATATTTTCGATGCTTCATATGTTAAATTACGTGAGTTGAACTTTTCTTATAGTTTTCCTAGAAAATGGTTCAGAAGTTTCTTTGTCAAATCTCTTGATTTAGGCTTTGAGGCTCGTAATCTTTGGATTATAAAAGATCATGTGCCTCACATTGATCCGGAAGCTAACTTTTTTGGACCTGCACAGATCGGTGGGGGAGTTGAGTTCAATAGTATTCCAACAACAAGAAGTTTCGGATTTAATATTAGATTGACATTATAA
- a CDS encoding site-specific integrase, producing the protein MEKISYNLVFNRKKRLNKKGMALVQVEAYLNRKKMYFSTKIYLKPDQWDTKRKMVKNHPNANVLNRMLYENIAAIEHTELGLWQQGKPISLDLLKNSIDKPLSNGKSFLTFFKEEVANSLLKESTRQNHLSTLELLQGFKKEILFTDLTFEFVSEFDNHLQSKGYHLNTIAKHMKHLKRYINVAINKEYMDIQKYAFRKYKIKSIEGSHTHLAPEELYRFENLQLKGRYTRLQKTKDAFLFCCYAGLRYSDFTSLTSANIVEFHQETWIIYKSVKTGIEVRLPLYLLFEGKGIEILQRYKDDLDSFFKLKDNSNINKELNLLAGLAKIDKRVSFHTARHTNATLLLYSGANITTVQKLLGHKSVKTTQVYANIMDITVVRDLEKTASSKNNNRYKS; encoded by the coding sequence ATGGAAAAGATCAGTTACAACCTTGTGTTTAACAGAAAAAAGAGATTGAATAAAAAAGGAATGGCGTTAGTACAAGTAGAGGCCTACTTGAACAGGAAAAAAATGTATTTCTCCACCAAAATATATCTCAAACCCGATCAGTGGGATACCAAACGAAAGATGGTGAAGAATCATCCTAACGCCAATGTTTTGAATCGTATGTTGTATGAAAATATAGCTGCTATTGAGCATACAGAACTTGGATTATGGCAACAAGGAAAGCCTATATCGCTAGATTTATTAAAGAATTCGATTGATAAACCTCTGAGTAACGGGAAGTCATTCTTAACTTTCTTCAAAGAAGAAGTAGCTAATTCTCTTTTGAAAGAGAGTACCAGACAAAATCATCTTTCCACCCTTGAATTACTTCAGGGATTTAAGAAAGAGATATTATTCACCGATTTGACATTTGAATTTGTGTCCGAATTTGATAATCACCTGCAGTCTAAAGGCTATCACCTTAATACTATTGCCAAGCACATGAAGCATCTAAAACGATATATTAACGTTGCTATAAATAAGGAATATATGGATATACAAAAGTATGCTTTTAGAAAGTATAAAATTAAAAGTATAGAGGGAAGTCATACGCACCTAGCTCCGGAAGAATTATATCGCTTTGAAAATTTACAGCTAAAAGGAAGATATACGAGGCTACAAAAAACAAAAGATGCTTTTTTATTTTGTTGCTACGCAGGGTTACGATATTCTGATTTCACCAGTCTGACCTCCGCAAATATTGTTGAATTCCATCAGGAAACCTGGATTATATACAAGTCTGTTAAAACTGGTATTGAGGTACGTCTTCCTTTATATTTATTATTTGAAGGCAAAGGAATCGAGATATTGCAACGCTATAAAGATGATCTTGACAGCTTCTTTAAATTGAAAGACAATTCGAATATCAACAAAGAATTGAATTTATTAGCAGGCTTGGCGAAAATTGATAAACGTGTGTCATTCCACACCGCCCGCCATACAAATGCCACCTTATTATTATATAGTGGTGCCAATATTACTACGGTACAAAAGCTATTAGGACACAAAAGTGTGAAGACTACACAGGTATATGCAAATATAATGGATATAACAGTGGTACGTGATCTTGAGAAAACGGCCTCATCAAAAAATAATAATAGGTACAAAAGCTAG
- a CDS encoding SusC/RagA family TonB-linked outer membrane protein, whose product MKRKLMLLLACLFVGIGLVTAQTQKITGVVISEEDGQPVVGASVLVKGTTQGTITDVDGNFNLSNVPSSAKTLQISYIGMQTQEVAIKPKLKVILKADAQQLEEVMVVAYGTAKKQSFTGSADMVKSDQIEKRTVANLSKALEGTAPGIQMTSGGGQPGEASKVVIRGFGSINASNNPLYVLDGIPFDGDLSSINPADIESMSVLKDASSAALYGARGANGVIMITTKKGKEGKPSVNLKASWGVTSRAFPRYNTVNAKEFMEATFEGYKNYLLDDGETDSDAREIAAGDLIPTLGGYNPFNVSNDQLIDPATGRLNSNAQLLYQDDWMDEATKDSPLRQEYQFSVSGGNSNTNYNFSLGYLNEDGLAVNTGFERFSGRMNIDSQIKKWLKSGLSASFSTTTQDYTYEDGGSAFYNIWYSSEMIAPIYPVYKKNADGSNLLVDGEKEYDYGVNRPSFSNMNWIAALYQDKRERKSDNLSSRAYVTLSGKDYDELGFFKDFTLTSNIGIDYRNRNTLNYYNPDEGDAAGVGGDSYRSATRMLSYTFNQLLNYNKTFDKHSLDVLVGHEFYSYENLLLSAERQGFPFNGLQELANGAQIIGGTSYKDIYKIESVFGRINYSFSDRYYLSGSYRTDGSSRFHKDNRWGSFWSLGGAWRISEEAFMSGAKSWLNSLTLKASYGVQGNDAIIDKDGYETYYGWQSLYDMDYANASMSGALLYSLENKSLKWEKNKNLNIGIEGTLLDSRLRVSLEYYIKKTSDLLLMKPKATSTGVNGYYDNVGAMENKGIDLSISGDIFNKRDFSWTMGIMLSSFKNKITELTSGTEQIVLGATILKVGEPIRSFYMAKSAGVDPETGSMLYWIKDDQGNWVKDSNYNKANSTDRQLCGSRIPDFYGSWNNNFTYKNFDLSFLFTFSVGGKVYDSKYANLMSTRNVGQNFHKDMLNAWKAPGDITDVPRMVLLANDQISDRFLIDASYLSLKNITLGYNLPKKWLQKAGISNIRIFATGDNLFLVSALKGMDPQYNFTGSQDYTYTPVRNITFGFDLKF is encoded by the coding sequence ATGAAAAGAAAATTGATGCTGTTATTGGCATGCCTTTTTGTGGGCATAGGTCTGGTAACTGCCCAAACTCAAAAAATCACAGGCGTTGTGATTTCTGAGGAAGACGGGCAGCCGGTTGTTGGCGCTTCTGTGTTGGTAAAAGGTACCACTCAAGGTACAATCACAGATGTAGATGGTAATTTTAATTTGTCGAATGTACCAAGTTCTGCAAAGACTTTGCAAATTTCATATATTGGAATGCAAACTCAAGAAGTAGCTATCAAACCCAAATTGAAAGTAATACTAAAAGCCGATGCACAACAGCTTGAAGAAGTTATGGTAGTAGCTTATGGTACAGCTAAAAAGCAATCCTTTACCGGTTCTGCCGACATGGTAAAATCTGATCAAATAGAAAAACGTACTGTGGCCAACTTAAGCAAAGCACTAGAAGGTACAGCTCCCGGTATCCAAATGACTTCCGGAGGCGGACAGCCCGGTGAGGCGTCAAAAGTTGTCATCCGCGGATTCGGTTCGATAAATGCAAGTAATAACCCGTTGTACGTTCTTGATGGTATTCCTTTTGATGGTGATTTAAGTTCCATCAACCCTGCAGACATAGAATCGATGTCTGTACTAAAAGATGCCTCATCCGCTGCTCTCTATGGTGCACGTGGCGCAAATGGAGTTATCATGATTACTACCAAAAAAGGAAAAGAAGGCAAGCCGTCTGTAAATCTAAAAGCATCATGGGGAGTTACTTCCAGAGCATTCCCGCGTTACAACACAGTCAACGCTAAAGAATTTATGGAAGCTACTTTCGAAGGATATAAGAACTACCTTTTAGATGACGGAGAAACCGATAGTGATGCTAGAGAAATAGCAGCAGGAGACTTGATTCCTACATTAGGAGGATATAATCCATTTAATGTATCAAATGACCAGCTGATCGACCCGGCAACAGGAAGGCTTAATTCAAATGCTCAATTGCTTTATCAAGACGATTGGATGGATGAAGCAACCAAAGACAGCCCTTTGAGACAAGAGTATCAATTTTCAGTATCAGGAGGTAATAGCAATACAAATTATAACTTCTCTTTGGGCTATTTGAATGAAGACGGATTAGCTGTAAATACAGGATTCGAACGTTTCTCCGGTAGAATGAATATTGATTCACAAATAAAGAAATGGTTGAAATCCGGGCTCTCCGCTTCTTTCTCAACCACAACACAAGATTACACTTATGAAGATGGCGGATCTGCTTTTTATAATATCTGGTATTCTTCAGAAATGATTGCTCCCATTTATCCTGTATATAAGAAAAATGCGGATGGCAGCAATCTGCTTGTTGATGGAGAAAAAGAATATGATTATGGTGTAAATCGTCCTTCATTCAGTAACATGAACTGGATTGCCGCCCTTTATCAAGACAAACGCGAGCGTAAATCTGATAACTTAAGCTCAAGAGCTTATGTTACATTGTCAGGCAAGGATTACGATGAACTGGGTTTCTTTAAAGATTTCACCTTAACTAGTAATATAGGTATTGATTACCGTAACCGAAATACATTAAATTATTATAATCCGGATGAGGGAGATGCTGCCGGTGTGGGTGGTGACTCCTACAGATCCGCGACGAGAATGCTTAGTTATACGTTTAATCAACTATTAAATTATAACAAAACATTCGACAAGCACTCGCTTGACGTTTTGGTAGGACATGAATTTTATTCCTATGAAAACCTATTATTGAGTGCTGAACGACAAGGTTTTCCATTCAATGGCTTACAGGAACTGGCCAACGGTGCTCAAATCATAGGTGGTACCTCATATAAAGATATATATAAAATAGAGTCAGTATTCGGACGTATAAATTACTCATTCTCCGACCGTTACTATTTATCAGGAAGCTACCGTACAGATGGTTCTTCACGTTTTCATAAAGATAACAGATGGGGATCATTCTGGTCATTAGGCGGTGCTTGGCGCATTTCAGAAGAAGCATTTATGTCCGGGGCTAAATCATGGTTAAATAGTTTAACGTTAAAAGCAAGCTATGGTGTACAAGGAAATGACGCAATTATAGACAAAGACGGATATGAAACTTATTATGGCTGGCAAAGCTTGTATGATATGGACTATGCAAATGCCAGCATGTCCGGTGCGTTGCTCTATTCTCTTGAAAATAAATCATTGAAATGGGAAAAAAATAAAAACTTGAATATTGGCATAGAAGGTACATTATTAGACTCACGTTTACGCGTTTCTTTGGAATATTATATAAAAAAGACATCAGATTTGCTTTTAATGAAACCGAAGGCCACGTCTACAGGAGTAAACGGTTATTATGACAATGTAGGAGCGATGGAAAACAAAGGTATTGACCTTAGTATCTCCGGAGATATATTTAATAAAAGAGACTTTTCATGGACAATGGGTATTATGCTCAGTTCATTTAAGAATAAAATAACCGAATTAACATCAGGTACAGAACAAATTGTGTTAGGCGCAACTATTCTGAAAGTAGGTGAACCAATCCGTTCTTTCTATATGGCCAAATCAGCCGGAGTTGATCCCGAAACCGGCAGTATGCTATATTGGATAAAAGATGATCAGGGAAATTGGGTAAAAGACAGTAATTATAATAAAGCGAATTCAACAGATCGTCAATTATGCGGAAGCCGTATTCCTGATTTTTATGGCAGTTGGAACAATAATTTCACTTACAAGAATTTCGATCTTTCATTCTTGTTTACGTTCTCCGTTGGTGGAAAAGTCTACGATAGCAAATATGCTAATCTAATGAGTACTCGTAATGTCGGACAAAATTTCCATAAAGATATGCTCAATGCCTGGAAAGCACCAGGGGATATCACCGACGTACCTCGAATGGTATTACTTGCTAATGATCAGATAAGCGATCGTTTCCTTATAGATGCATCTTATTTATCACTCAAAAACATAACATTAGGCTATAACTTACCGAAGAAATGGTTGCAAAAAGCAGGTATAAGCAATATCCGTATTTTCGCAACAGGAGACAATTTATTCTTGGTATCCGCATTGAAGGGAATGGATCCGCAGTATAACTTCACCGGTTCACAAGACTATACTTACACTCCAGTACGTAACATTACTTTTGGATTCGATTTGAAATTTTAA
- a CDS encoding RagB/SusD family nutrient uptake outer membrane protein: MKKHIYKFLCAGILAMGFTSCNLDTEPTDKLPQEQLLSDIGGVEAILNGVYRSFYKTDWSEGYPTENFGPSSVALAGELMVGDDMQLREFGNYWFAYDFLRWTRTEINNKSDRPYVWWNMFYQFVNNANVMIASLDQIETSEVKKQKNLKAQALSLRAYAYFNLVSLYQLTYKGHESSPGVPIYTEPTSIETKGNGRGTVEQVYKRINDDLKDAIQLFEEAGLTQSHKSHIDKYVAYGIKARVALIQEDWAAASSAAQEAMKKDGLGLMGNDDLLNGFNSITNKEWMWGSEIFESQATGWYSFFNHMDAAAGGHAATCRKITSSVLYDAIDDNDTRKKWFTAPTGMTPDEEDENTSLTPEEVSYNQLKFRVKSIGTWNSDYIYMRMAEMYLIAAEAECRQGTGHFSKAKSLLKEVISYKYEDPSEYENKVDGLQESNDITLTEENITSTTLLDEILLQRRIELWGEGARLLDYRRYIDPEDWEMTMMIPMTEFDGNESLNIATDQNP, translated from the coding sequence ATGAAAAAACATATATATAAATTTTTGTGCGCAGGAATATTAGCAATGGGATTTACCTCATGCAACCTCGACACAGAACCCACAGATAAACTCCCCCAAGAACAACTACTAAGTGATATTGGAGGTGTGGAAGCTATTTTAAATGGTGTATACCGTAGTTTCTACAAAACAGACTGGTCGGAAGGATATCCAACCGAAAATTTCGGACCTTCTTCTGTTGCTCTCGCAGGAGAGCTAATGGTAGGTGATGATATGCAACTCCGTGAATTCGGTAATTATTGGTTTGCTTACGATTTCTTAAGATGGACACGCACGGAAATCAACAACAAATCAGACCGTCCTTATGTATGGTGGAACATGTTCTATCAGTTTGTAAATAATGCAAATGTGATGATAGCCAGTCTTGACCAGATAGAAACCTCAGAAGTTAAAAAACAGAAGAATTTAAAAGCACAGGCATTATCCTTACGAGCTTATGCATATTTTAATTTAGTTTCTTTATACCAATTAACTTATAAAGGGCATGAATCATCACCAGGAGTCCCTATCTATACAGAGCCAACAAGTATTGAGACTAAAGGCAATGGTCGTGGCACTGTAGAGCAAGTGTATAAAAGAATAAACGACGATTTGAAAGACGCAATTCAGTTGTTTGAAGAAGCCGGATTAACTCAAAGTCACAAATCACATATTGATAAATATGTAGCTTACGGAATAAAAGCTCGTGTAGCTCTTATTCAAGAAGATTGGGCTGCCGCTTCATCAGCTGCACAAGAAGCAATGAAGAAGGACGGACTAGGACTTATGGGAAATGATGATTTATTAAATGGCTTTAACAGCATTACCAATAAAGAATGGATGTGGGGGTCAGAAATTTTTGAATCTCAAGCTACCGGTTGGTATTCATTCTTCAATCACATGGATGCAGCCGCAGGAGGTCACGCAGCGACATGCCGCAAAATAACCTCATCAGTGTTGTATGATGCTATAGATGACAACGACACCCGTAAAAAGTGGTTTACTGCACCTACTGGAATGACACCTGACGAAGAAGACGAGAATACAAGTCTGACTCCAGAAGAAGTTAGCTATAACCAACTAAAATTCAGAGTAAAATCTATAGGGACATGGAATAGCGATTATATTTACATGAGAATGGCAGAAATGTATTTGATTGCAGCCGAAGCTGAATGCAGACAGGGAACCGGGCATTTTTCTAAAGCTAAATCTCTGCTTAAAGAAGTAATTAGCTATAAATATGAAGATCCTTCCGAATATGAAAACAAAGTAGATGGCCTGCAAGAAAGCAATGACATCACATTGACAGAAGAAAATATAACATCAACAACTTTACTTGATGAAATTTTACTTCAACGTCGTATCGAATTATGGGGAGAAGGAGCACGTCTATTGGACTACAGGCGTTATATTGATCCGGAAGACTGGGAAATGACAATGATGATTCCAATGACAGAGTTCGACGGTAATGAAAGCTTAAATATTGCCACTGACCAGAATCCATAA
- a CDS encoding sulfatase-like hydrolase/transferase, with protein MSVYAAQVHCMDYNVGRLISYLEEKGELNNTLLIFLSDNGACAEPHREKGFGTIDMINNPKEWVNPSYGLPWAQVSNTPYRKYKVRAYEGGTSTPLIISWPDKYAKYNGEIRYNRAFLPDIMATFIDAAKTSYPKTYHGGNEIIPLEGASMLPILTDTDTELHEYIFGEHFDNCVV; from the coding sequence ATGTCAGTATATGCAGCTCAAGTTCATTGCATGGATTATAATGTAGGACGCTTAATCAGTTATCTGGAAGAAAAAGGAGAGTTAAACAACACTTTACTTATTTTCTTGTCGGATAACGGTGCATGTGCCGAACCTCATCGTGAGAAAGGTTTCGGAACTATCGATATGATTAATAACCCGAAAGAATGGGTGAATCCGTCCTACGGTCTGCCATGGGCACAGGTTAGTAATACACCGTACCGTAAGTATAAAGTAAGAGCATACGAAGGTGGAACTTCTACTCCGTTGATTATTTCCTGGCCTGACAAGTATGCGAAATACAATGGTGAGATAAGGTACAACAGAGCTTTCCTGCCTGACATCATGGCAACTTTCATCGATGCAGCGAAAACCAGCTACCCGAAGACTTATCATGGAGGAAATGAAATCATTCCTTTGGAAGGTGCAAGTATGCTACCGATATTGACCGATACGGATACAGAATTGCATGAATACATTTTCGGTGAACACTTTGACAACTGTGTAGTATGA
- a CDS encoding MarC family protein, with the protein MDSTLLPFALLCFTSFFTLTNPLGTMPVFLTMTHGMTDKERQSIVRRATIVSFITLMVFVFAGQFLFKFFGISTNGFRIAGGVIIFKIGFDMLQARYTPMKLKDEEIKTYADDISITPLGIPMLCGPGAIANAIVLMQDAHSYEMKGILIGTIALIYLLTFFILRASTKLVNVLGETGNNVMMRLMGLILMVIAVECFVSGLKPILVEIVREGMLP; encoded by the coding sequence ATGGATAGTACGCTTCTGCCTTTTGCCTTACTTTGTTTCACTTCATTCTTTACGTTGACCAACCCATTGGGAACGATGCCTGTCTTCCTTACCATGACCCATGGTATGACGGATAAGGAGCGTCAGTCTATCGTACGTCGCGCCACCATTGTGTCGTTTATTACATTAATGGTATTTGTCTTTGCCGGCCAGTTCCTTTTCAAGTTCTTCGGTATCTCTACCAATGGTTTCCGTATTGCCGGCGGGGTGATTATTTTCAAGATAGGCTTTGATATGCTTCAAGCCCGTTATACACCGATGAAACTGAAAGATGAAGAAATCAAAACATATGCGGATGATATCTCTATCACTCCTCTCGGCATTCCTATGTTGTGCGGTCCCGGAGCGATTGCCAATGCAATTGTCTTGATGCAGGATGCTCATTCTTATGAAATGAAAGGAATATTAATCGGTACTATTGCTTTGATTTATCTGCTGACTTTTTTTATTCTTCGTGCTTCCACGAAATTAGTAAATGTATTGGGAGAGACGGGGAATAATGTGATGATGCGTCTGATGGGATTGATTCTGATGGTGATTGCAGTGGAGTGTTTCGTCAGCGGATTGAAACCGATTTTGGTGGAAATTGTGAGAGAGGGAATGCTTCCTTGA
- a CDS encoding YjjG family noncanonical pyrimidine nucleotidase, with product MKYKNLFFDLDDTIWAFSQNARDTFEEVYQKYSFDRYFDSFDHYYTLYQQRNTELWIEYGEGKITKDELNRQRFFYPLQAVGVKDESLAERFSKDFFAIIPTKSTLMPHAKEVLEFLAPKYNLYILSNGFRELQSRKMRSAGVDGYFRKVILSEDLGVLKPWPEIFYFALSATQSELSESLMIGDSWEADITGAHGVGMHQAFYNVTERTTFPFLPTYHIHSLKELMNLL from the coding sequence ATGAAATATAAAAATCTCTTTTTTGATCTTGATGACACCATTTGGGCTTTCTCTCAAAATGCCCGTGATACTTTTGAAGAAGTATATCAGAAATATTCGTTCGACCGCTATTTTGATTCGTTCGATCATTATTACACCCTTTATCAACAAAGAAATACCGAACTTTGGATTGAGTACGGTGAAGGAAAGATAACAAAGGATGAATTGAATCGCCAGCGTTTCTTTTATCCTTTACAGGCTGTGGGAGTAAAAGATGAATCGCTCGCCGAACGCTTCTCGAAAGATTTTTTCGCGATTATTCCTACCAAAAGTACTTTGATGCCTCATGCGAAGGAGGTGTTGGAATTTCTTGCTCCTAAATATAATCTCTATATCCTTTCTAATGGGTTTCGTGAATTGCAATCACGCAAGATGCGTTCGGCAGGAGTGGACGGATATTTCAGAAAGGTGATTCTCTCGGAAGATCTCGGAGTGTTGAAACCTTGGCCGGAGATATTCTATTTTGCCTTGTCGGCTACTCAATCTGAATTGAGCGAATCCTTGATGATTGGTGACAGTTGGGAGGCAGATATAACCGGGGCACATGGAGTAGGAATGCATCAGGCTTTCTACAATGTGACGGAACGGACTACTTTCCCTTTCCTCCCTACTTATCACATTCATTCCTTGAAAGAATTAATGAATTTATTATAG